A region of Rhodoferax potami DNA encodes the following proteins:
- the infC gene encoding translation initiation factor IF-3 codes for MATEFRDRRQREERKHRLNREIMAPEVRLSGPENEPLGVVSLMEALRMAGDLDVDLVEIAATANPPVCRLMDYGKFKYQEQKKAAEAKAKQTVIEIKEIKFRPGTDDGDYNIKMRNIRRFLADGDKCKITLRFRGREITHQEIGLAMLQRMRDELGDTILVEQFPKLEGRQMIMMIAPGRKKPGGSPKPAAEAAG; via the coding sequence ATCGCTACTGAATTTCGTGACCGCCGCCAGCGCGAAGAACGTAAACACCGTTTGAACCGTGAAATCATGGCCCCCGAGGTTCGCCTCTCCGGGCCTGAGAACGAGCCTCTGGGTGTCGTCAGCCTTATGGAGGCGCTCCGCATGGCGGGCGACCTCGACGTTGACTTGGTTGAAATTGCCGCTACTGCCAACCCGCCTGTGTGCCGGTTGATGGACTATGGCAAGTTCAAATACCAAGAGCAAAAGAAGGCAGCGGAAGCGAAAGCCAAGCAGACGGTCATTGAGATCAAGGAAATCAAGTTCCGCCCGGGTACTGATGACGGCGACTACAACATCAAGATGCGCAACATCAGGCGTTTCTTGGCGGATGGCGATAAGTGCAAGATCACTTTGCGTTTCCGCGGTCGTGAAATCACCCACCAGGAAATCGGTTTGGCGATGTTGCAGCGGATGCGTGATGAGTTGGGTGACACCATCCTCGTCGAGCAGTTTCCGAAGCTCGAAGGCCGCCAGATGATCATGATGATCGCACCAGGCCGTAAAAAGCCGGGTGGTTCACCAAAGCCAGCTGCAGAAGCAGCAGGTTAA
- the pheS gene encoding phenylalanine--tRNA ligase subunit alpha, with the protein MTELNDIVDTAKAAFLQALTPADLENAKALFLGKSGKITELMKGMAALSVEEKKSRGAAINLAKQAIEAALTERRQALADAELQTQLQAEALDVTLPGRQRGQGGLHPVSLTLERIEAIFGSMGFDVAQGPEIESDWFNFTALNTPEDHPARSMHDTFYVEGGSEAAPNLLRTHTSPMQIRYAVQHVKAHRAAAGASAEGLYSGDMPEIRVIAPGRTYRVDSDATHSPMFHQCEGLWVGENVSFKDLKFVFTDFCRTFFESDDLVLRFRPSFFPFTEPSAEIDIQFQTGPLAGRWLEVAGSGQVHPNVIRNMGLDPEKFIGFAFGMGPDRLTMLRYGVNDLRLFFDGDVRFLSQFQ; encoded by the coding sequence ATGACCGAGTTGAACGACATCGTTGACACCGCTAAAGCTGCATTCCTGCAAGCTCTCACGCCGGCTGATCTGGAAAATGCCAAAGCCCTGTTTTTGGGAAAATCCGGCAAGATCACCGAGCTGATGAAGGGCATGGCCGCCCTCAGCGTGGAGGAGAAGAAATCCCGCGGTGCCGCTATCAACTTGGCCAAGCAAGCCATCGAGGCCGCGCTCACCGAGCGTCGCCAAGCACTGGCCGACGCCGAGCTGCAGACCCAGCTCCAAGCGGAAGCGCTGGACGTCACGTTGCCAGGTCGTCAGCGCGGGCAGGGCGGTTTGCACCCGGTGTCCCTGACACTAGAGCGGATTGAAGCCATCTTTGGTTCGATGGGATTTGATGTGGCCCAAGGCCCCGAAATTGAATCCGACTGGTTCAACTTCACCGCGCTCAACACCCCCGAAGACCATCCTGCTCGCTCGATGCACGACACCTTCTATGTAGAAGGTGGTTCCGAGGCAGCGCCGAACCTGCTCCGTACCCACACGAGCCCCATGCAAATCCGGTACGCGGTTCAGCACGTCAAGGCCCACCGCGCGGCCGCTGGCGCTTCAGCGGAAGGCCTCTACTCCGGTGATATGCCAGAAATCCGTGTTATCGCTCCAGGCCGCACCTACCGTGTGGACAGCGATGCGACCCATTCGCCCATGTTCCACCAGTGCGAAGGCCTGTGGGTGGGCGAGAACGTGAGTTTCAAAGACTTGAAGTTCGTCTTTACTGACTTTTGCCGTACCTTCTTTGAATCGGACGACTTGGTGTTGCGATTCCGCCCCAGCTTCTTCCCGTTCACCGAGCCCAGCGCAGAAATTGACATCCAGTTCCAAACCGGCCCGCTCGCTGGTCGCTGGCTGGAAGTCGCAGGCTCTGGCCAAGTGCATCCCAATGTGATCCGTAACATGGGTCTCGACCCTGAGAAATTCATCGGATTTGCCTTCGGTATGGGGCCTGATCGCTTGACCATGTTGCGCTATGGCGTGAATGACCTGCGCCTGTTCTTTGACGGTGATGTCCGTTTCCTGTCGCAATTTCAGTAA
- the rpmI gene encoding 50S ribosomal protein L35 gives MPKMKTKSAAKKRFRVRPGGTVKRGQAFKRHILTKKTTKNKRHLRGSTGVHETNMGHMAQMLPGRGI, from the coding sequence ATGCCCAAAATGAAGACCAAGAGCGCGGCGAAGAAACGCTTCCGCGTCCGTCCAGGTGGTACCGTGAAACGCGGTCAAGCCTTCAAACGTCACATCTTGACCAAGAAGACCACTAAAAATAAACGCCACTTGCGCGGCTCCACTGGAGTTCATGAGACCAATATGGGTCACATGGCACAGATGTTGCCCGGTCGTGGTATTTAA
- the rplT gene encoding 50S ribosomal protein L20, producing MPRVKRGVTARARHKKVLALAKGFRGRRGNVYRIAKQAVMKAGQYAYRDRRTKKRVFRQLWIARINAAARQCGMTYSQFANGLKKASIEIDRKVLSDIAIHDMAAFAGIVEQVKAKLAA from the coding sequence ATGCCTCGCGTCAAACGTGGTGTAACGGCTCGCGCCCGCCATAAAAAAGTTCTGGCCCTTGCAAAGGGTTTCCGCGGTCGCCGCGGTAATGTCTACCGTATCGCTAAACAAGCGGTAATGAAGGCTGGGCAATATGCCTACCGCGACCGCCGTACCAAGAAACGTGTGTTCCGTCAGTTGTGGATTGCGCGTATCAACGCTGCAGCCCGTCAATGTGGCATGACATACAGCCAGTTTGCCAATGGTCTGAAGAAAGCCAGTATCGAGATCGACCGTAAGGTTCTGTCTGATATCGCAATCCATGACATGGCTGCTTTTGCTGGCATCGTGGAACAAGTGAAAGCCAAACTGGCTGCTTGA